The following coding sequences are from one Triticum aestivum cultivar Chinese Spring chromosome 5A, IWGSC CS RefSeq v2.1, whole genome shotgun sequence window:
- the LOC123102737 gene encoding PXMP2/4 family protein 3 — MVAAGALHAGSRVLLPIRRSFSTPWSHVRSHLHSTKPPSAPLPPPPPPPPSSHAASTRFTPTTRRSGSIGSGVVTWYLGSIEARPLLTKSITAATIYTVADLTSQMITLPAEESLDLVRTLRMASYGMLFSGPSLHYWFNFISKVVPKKDVVSTFKKMFLGQAVYGPIINCIFFSYNAGLQGETIPEIIARLKRDIIPTIKSGLIYWPLCDFITFKFIPVHLQPLVSNSFAFLWTIYLTYMAGLKKPGVEVITSS; from the exons atggTCGCCGCCGGAGCTCTCCACGCTGGCAGCCGTGTCCTCCTACCGATCCGCCGAAGCTTCAGCACACCCTGGTCCCACGTCCGCTCCCACCTCCACTCCACCAAGCCCCCTTCTGCTCCACTCCCGcccccacctccgccgccgccttcttcccaCGCGGCGTCCACGCGCTTCACCCCTACCACTAGGAGAAGCGGATCAATCGGGTCCGGGGTAGTCACGTGGTACCTCGGCTCGATCGAGGCGCGGCCGCTGCTGACCAAGAGCATCACGGCTGCCACAATTTACACCGTTGCCGACCTCACCTCCCAG ATGATCACACTTCCTGCTGAGGAGTCACTCGATCTAGTTAGGACTCTGCGCATGGCTAGTTATGGGATGCTGTTCTCAGGACCTTCACTGCACTATTGGTTCAACTTTATCTCAAAAGTAGTCCCCAAAAAGGATGTAGTGAGCACCTTCAAGAAGATGTTTCTAGGACAAGCAGTTTATGGCCCAATTATTAATTGTATTTTCTTCTCATATAATGCAGGATTACAAG GTGAGACAATCCCAGAGATCATTGCAAGATTAAAGCGGGATATAATTCCGACCATCAAAAGTGGCCTCATTTATTGGCCTCTTTGTGACTTCATCACTTTCAAGTTTATCCCTGTTCATTTGCAG CCGCTAGTAAGCAATTCCTTTGCGTTTCTTTGGACCATCTACCTAACATACATGGCCGGCTTAAAGAAACCAGGCGTGGAGGTGATCACGAGCTCTTAG
- the LOC123102738 gene encoding uncharacterized protein — protein sequence MEKKHMKMAILRQEQTFRQQVHELHRVYEVQKRLMKEMQAVKRSPAQAREDTEPEPMLDTDRSRAPFIEDFNLELTLATGGDTRKQEMTSNSESGPTVTSSTSAESESGQRFPESNVDLRFQHESKRHDDQLTQSPWLYQCLSLKMA from the exons ATGGAGAAGAAACATATGAAGATGGCCATCCTGAGGCAAGAGCAGACATTCAGACAACAG GTTCATGAGTTGCATCGCGTATACGAGGTTCAGAAGCGGCTGATGAAGGAGATGCAGGCTGTTAAGAGGAGCCCAGCTCAGGCAAGAGAGGATACTGAACCAGAACCAATGCTGGATACAGATCGCTCACGCGCTCCTTTTATCGAGGACTTCAACCTGGAGCTGACACTAGCAACTGGGGGTGATACGCGGAAGCAAGAGATGACATCCAACTCTGAGTCTGGACCAACGGTGACATCGTCGACTTCTGCTGAATCAGAGTCGGGGCAGCGATTCCCTGAGTCCAATGTAGACCTGAGGTTTCAACATGAGAGCAAGAGGCATGATGATCAGCTCACGCAGTCTCCCTGGCTCTATCAATGTTTAAGTCTCAAGATGGCTTGA